One Urocitellus parryii isolate mUroPar1 chromosome 9, mUroPar1.hap1, whole genome shotgun sequence DNA segment encodes these proteins:
- the Kiaa0040 gene encoding uncharacterized protein KIAA0040 homolog: MERVITFFHSIWDIVVTKHQEGIFNTVCLAILLGLPLVVVLTLIFICCHCCWSRPGRSRPQPAQNKRKKKKKDEEDLWISVQPKLLQMEKRPSLPV; this comes from the coding sequence ATGGAGAGAGTCATCACCTTCTTCCACTCCATCTGGGACATCGTGGTGACCAAGCACCAGGAGGGCATCTTCAACACCGTCTGCCTGGCCATCCTCCTGGGGCTGCCTCTCGTCGTGGTTCTCACGCTCATCTTCATctgctgccactgctgctggAGCCGGCCAGGCAGGAGCAGACCGCAGCCCGCGCAgaacaagaggaagaagaagaagaaggatgaaGAAGACCTCTGGATCTCGGTCCAGCCCAAGCTTCTCCAGATGGAGAAGAGGCCATCGCTGCCTGTCTAG